In the Colletotrichum higginsianum IMI 349063 chromosome 7 map unlocalized unitig_7, whole genome shotgun sequence genome, one interval contains:
- a CDS encoding ZPR1 zinc-finger domain-containing protein gives MAAPESKTTPNEFFQAIGSKVDGSDDQQVVEEIESLCMNCGKNGITRLLLTSIPYFREIIIMSFSCEECGFANSEVQPAGSIQPKGTYYELRLTAMDDFSRQVVKSDTATVKFTELDLEVPAGKGQLTNVEGLLSTVINDLDFGQEARKEQMPELYPKIAEIIEKGRAMLEGKAFPFRLTVDDPAGNSFITPDLKDGVGKWEKHEFIRTPEQNEALGISNAQADELAAGANPGLTAEGDIIPNEVYSFPASCPGCMRPCTTHMKMVDIPHFKQVVLMSTVCDDCGYRSNDVKTGGEIPEKGEKIIVKVNGNIDLARDILKSETCALECPELNLSVNPGTLGGRFTTIEGLLTQVRDDLRSQIFEADGGSGGAGGGDSLAPEEKGRWTAFFDGLDEAINGNREFTVVLTDPLASSFVQPLVDPPAPDPSITREYYPRTHEEEEELGLLDMKTEGYEEDAAKEAVAREEAKKLAELDKLLDANMGNTS, from the exons ATGGCTGCCCCCGAGTCCAAGACGACGCCGAACGAGTTCTTCCAGGCCATCGGCTCCAAGGTTGACGGCAGCGATGACCAGCAGGTTGTCGAGGAGATCGAGTCTCTCTGCATGAACTGCGGCAAGAAT GGCATCACCAGACTGCTCCTGACGTCGATCCCCTACTTCCGCGAAATCATCATCATGTCTTTCTCCTGCGAAGAGTGCGGCTTTGCCAACAGTGAGGTCCAGCCTGCCGGCTCCATCCAGCCCAAGGGCACATACTACGAGCTTCGCTTGACCGCCATGGATGACTTTAGCCGCCAGGTCGTCAAGTCCGACACGGCCACCGTCAAGTTCACCGAGCTCGACCTTGAGGTGCCCGCTGGCAAGGGCCAGCTCACAAACGTTGAGGGTCTTTTGAGCACCGTCATCAACGATCTCGACTTCGGACAGGAGGCTCGCAAGGAGCAGATGCCCGAGCTCTACCCCAAGATTGCCGAGATCATCGAAAAGGGCCGCGCCATGCTCGAGGGCAAGGCCTTCCCCTTCCGCCTTACCGTCGACGACCCGGCCGGCAACTCCTTCATCACCCCCGATCTGAAGGATGGCGTTGGCAAGTGGGAGAAGCACGAGTTCATTCGCACCCCTGAACAGAACGAGGCCCTTGGCATCTCCAACGCCCAGGCCGAcgagcttgccgccggcgccaacccCGGCCTgaccgccgagggcgacatCATCCCCAACGAGGTCTACAGCTTCCCCGCCAGCTGCCCGGGATGCATGCGCCCCTGCACCACGCATATGAAGATGGTCGATATCCCTCATTTCAAGCAGGTCGTCCTCATGTCCACCGTCTGCGACGACTGCGGCTACCGATCCAACGACGTCAAGACTGGTGGCGAGATCcccgagaagggcgagaagaTCATTGTCAAGGTCAACGGCAATATCGACCTTGCCCGCGACATTCTCAAATCTGAGACCTGCGCCCTGGAGTGCCCTGAGCTCAACCTGTCCGTAAACCCTGGCACCTTGGGCGGTCGCTTCACAACTATCGAGGGTCTCCTGACCCAGGTCCGCGACGACCTGCGCAGCCAGAtcttcgaggccgacggcggctccggaggcgccggcggcggtgactCCCTTGCccccgaggagaagggcaggTGGACCGCCTTCTTCGACGGTCTTGATGAGGCCATCAACGGTAACCGCGAATTCACAGTCGTTCTCACCGACCCCCTCGCCAGCAGTTTCGTCCAGCCGCTGGTCGACCCTCCCGCCCCCGACCCGTCAATCACCCGCGAGTACTACCCTCGCACccacgaggaggaggaggagctcggctTGCTCGACATGAAGACCGAGGGCtacgaggaggacgccgccaaggaggccgTTGCCagggaggaggccaagaagcttgCCGAGCTCGACAAGCTCCTCGACGCTAACATGGGCAACACCTCATAG
- a CDS encoding RNAse P Rpr2/Rpp21/SNM1 subunit domain-containing protein, translating into MDVSTLPIHLGYLNDAAHLLRVSAPETSAYLMSRHNELMFLNDAEQNDVRRQHVCGACGHIMIPGQGTTLKLETEKALKRKRRGNLRTRDPKATKDELRLRAGARKLFTCGHCSRTTNIPLPPPPPAVRRRTKSEQLSAAKGRQVPTAEPAKPATSNSSSKKRAKNRKAGLQALLNQAKTSSSGSRNLSLADFGRLG; encoded by the coding sequence ATGGACGTGTCAACCCTACCGATACATCTGGGCTATCTAAACGATGCGGCTCATCTCCTCCGGGTATCGGCTCCTGAGACTTCGGCCTACCTCATGAGCCGCCACAACGAGCTCATGTTCCTCAACGATGCCGAGCAAAACGACGTCCGAAGGCAACACGTCTGCGGTGCCTGCGGCCACATCATGATCCCCGGCCAGGGCACCACGCTCAAGCTCGAAACCGAAAAGGCGCTGAAGAGAAAGCGGCGCGGTAACCTCAGGACGCGCGACCCCAAGGCGACCAAGGATGAGCTTCGGCTACGCGCCGGGGCGAGAAAGCTTTTCACCTGCGGACACTGCAGCCGAACGACCAACATCCCATtgccccctccgccgcccgctgTGAGACGTCGAACAAAGTCCGAGCAGCTTTCCGCAGCAAAGGGTCGCCAGGTTCCGACGGCCGAACCAGCCAAGCCGGCAACGTCCAATTCGAGCAGCAAGAAGCGGGCGAAGAATCGAAAGGCCGGGTTGCAGGCGCTGTTGAACCAGGCCAAGACGTCATCGTCCGGGAGCAGGAACCTGAGTCTCGCCGACTTTGGGCGACTGGGATGA
- a CDS encoding tRNA wybutosine-synthesizing protein 2 yields MTVPNNKPRGKKPKPENPISAVTRAWLLSLPQQSRPWSTSDEIDTLLGQQTPKRFAVYEPMLLLPAGSFDKGLWRTILNHPDITDDKIHQLWNAILCEVSKTGSGTLTHLAVNEGIPLQTSVKGDDEITADKGENVLRTPSGLKILHGDFGPSVNPARPSVEDFEAAFWVSTKQNGIYQTWAPRWTMFSRGNIKEKTRLLDFHSQTGPEAASHRRRPAAALKSYWAVDLYAGIGYFTFSYAKLGLKVLCWELNPWSVEALRRGAVANGWRVRVVRDADLELPAARLLGGDEQIVVFLQDNQKAAGRIADMRASGTAVDVLHVNGGLLPTSEPTWRAAWDMTAASHDDCWLHLHENVGTYEIESRRTEIQGLYDGWAAATTTTTTGGSRAATVEHVELVKTYAPDVWHCVFDVHITRSSSVT; encoded by the coding sequence ATGACGGTCCCAAACAACAAACCGCGGGGCAAGAAACCCAAGCCAGAAAACCCGATATCAGCAGTAACTCGCGCATGGCTTCTCTCACTCCCCCAGCAATCCCGACCATGGAGCACCTCGGACGAAATAGACactcttctcggccagcaaACACCAAAACGCTTCGCCGTGTACGAGCCCATGCTTCTGCTCCCCGCCGGGAGCTTCGACAAGGGCCTTTGGCGCACTATCCTCAACCACCCAGACATCACGGATGACAAGATTCATCAACTGTGGAATGCGATCCTGTGCGAGGTTTCCAAGACGGGCTCAGGCACGCTGACTcacctcgccgtcaacgagGGAATCCCCCTCCAGACCAGCGTCAAgggagacgacgagatcACCGCCGACAAGGGCGAGAACGTCCTCCGCACGCCCAGCGGCCTCAAGATCCTGCACGGCGACTTTGGCCCCTCCGTCAACCCGGCCAGACCCTCGGTCGAGGACTTCGAGGCCGCTTTCTGGGTGTCGACCAAGCAGAACGGCATCTACCAGACATGGGCGCCGCGCTGGACCATGTTCAGCCGTGGCAACATCAAGGAAAAGACACGTCTCCTTGACTTCCACAGCCAAACGGGCCCGGAAGCAGCatcccatcgccgccggccggccgcggccCTGAAGAGTTACTGGGCCGTGGACTTATATGCAGGCATCGGCTACTTCACCTTCTCCTACGCAAAACTGGGCCTGAAGGTCCTCTGCTGGGAACTGAACCCGTGGAGCGTCGAGGCTCTGCGCCGTGGtgccgtcgccaacggcTGGCGCGTCAGGGTCGTCCGGGACGCGGACCTTGAGCTGCCGGCCGCGCGCCTCCTCGGGGGTGACGAGCAGATTGTCGTGTTTCTCCAGGACAACCAGAAAGCTGCGGGCAGAATAGCAGACATGCGCGCCTCGGGCACGGCAGTCGATGTGCTACACGTCAACGGCGGACTGCTCCCGACCAGCGAGCCTACGTGGCGCGCGGCATGGGACATGACGGCCGCCTCACACGACGACTGCTGGCTGCACCTCCACGAGAACGTCGGCACCTACGAAATCGAATCACGACGCACGGAGATCCAAGGCCTGTACGAtggctgggcggcggcgacgacgacgacgacgacggggggaagccgggcggcgacggtcgaGCATGTCGAACTAGTCAAGACGTACGCGCCTGATGTCTGGCATTGCGTCTTTGATGTACATATTACAAGATCTAGTAGTGTTACATGA